TCGTCCCAGAGGGGCAGCTGCCAGGCGCGGTCTTCGATGGCCTCCCCGGCGGCGAGCAACTCGCGGGCCAGCGGGTTATGATTGCTCAACAGGCCGGTGGCGTGTTTCCCCAGCGCGATGACGCAGGCGCCGGTCAGGGTGGCGAGGTCAATCACCGTGTCGGGCCGGAAGCGCTCGCTGTAGGTCAGGGCGTCGCAGAGAATGAGGCGCCCCTCGGCGTCCGTGTTGAGAATCTCGACGGTCTGCCCGGACATGCTGGCGACGATGTCCCCTGGCCGGGAAGCGTTGCCGCCCGGCATATTCTCGGTGGCCGGGACCACCCCCACCACCCGCAACGGCAGTTGCAATTCGGCGGCGGCGGCAATCGTGCCCAGCACGCCGGCGGCGCCGCACATGTCGAATTTCATCTCGTCCATAGCGGCTGCCGGCTTGAGGGAAATGCCCCCGGTGTCGAAGGTCACTCCCTTGCCGACCAGCACGATGGGGCGCTCCCGGCGGTCGGGCGCGCCCTCGTATTCGACCAGGATCAGACGCGGCGGCTGGTGGCTGCCCCGGGCTACCGCCAGCAGCGCGTTCATGCCGAGTCTCTTGAGCGCCTCCGGCCCCAGGGATTTCACCTTGATGTTCTTGAAGTCTTTCTGTAACCGCCCGGCCTGTTGGGCCAGGTAGATCGGCGTGCAGATATTGGCGGGCTGGTTGGCGAGGTCCTTGGCGAAGGACATGCCGCGGGCGACGGCGCCGCCCTCGCGGATGCCGCGTTCGGCCCCCCGCCGCGCCACGCGCCCGGAGACGACCAGCGTCATGTTGCGTGTCGCCCGCCGTGCCCCGGAACGCCCCGCCGGCGGGCGGCGCCGGAAGCGGTCGAAGCGGTAGCCGG
This region of Gammaproteobacteria bacterium genomic DNA includes:
- a CDS encoding leucyl aminopeptidase, with translation MKYDISTTAPEGQRTGCLVLGVPGGRRELYAAAARADDKSGGWIRWLARESGDLPERIGSTALTHEVPGIRAERVLLVRCGQQERMSRREFRRVSRAAAAALQDIGGANIRNGLPLLEVEDADARWKACQTVLAAEEAGYRFDRFRRRPPAGRSGARRATRNMTLVVSGRVARRGAERGIREGGAVARGMSFAKDLANQPANICTPIYLAQQAGRLQKDFKNIKVKSLGPEALKRLGMNALLAVARGSHQPPRLILVEYEGAPDRRERPIVLVGKGVTFDTGGISLKPAAAMDEMKFDMCGAAGVLGTIAAAAELQLPLRVVGVVPATENMPGGNASRPGDIVASMSGQTVEILNTDAEGRLILCDALTYSERFRPDTVIDLATLTGACVIALGKHATGLLSNHNPLARELLAAGEAIEDRAWQLPLWDEYQEQLHSSFADMGNIGGREAGTITAACFLSRFAKKFRWAHLDIAGTAWLGGKEKKATGRPVPLLTQYLLARCS